A window from Spirochaetota bacterium encodes these proteins:
- a CDS encoding B12-binding domain-containing radical SAM protein codes for MKACFINPPIEDFYSTSIRRQPLGLLYIMAAVRAAGYEVTLVNGHSPKKKTLPLPPEFSYLREYIDHPAPRYRFPFTNYTHYGLSFQEIRQRIMASKADIYFIPSLFTPYHRETERIIAMVRDASPGATVVTGGYHGALYPEHHLREGGADYVILGEGEGPSVALMGCLQSGGDLSRVPGIVYLDHDEVIRTGSGAPAHIEALPFPARDALRDRDFRVYRRRAAAMITSRGCPNRCGFCTVHAVWGGAFRERSVGSVIAEVRHCVERFGADMINFEDDNLFASPERATALLRELIAFQESTGKRLDCAAMNGVSLEHIDESLLPVMVRAGFGELNISLMSRSAELQKKQRRPFDSEHFGSVARAARNLGMNVRAYFILGLPGQTKEEVRDTVAFLRGLDVKVFPSVYYNVRAPREEWMMQRSSAFFNETGELSRDDLVMLFNECYMPS; via the coding sequence ATGAAAGCCTGTTTCATCAATCCCCCCATTGAAGACTTTTACTCCACGTCTATCCGGCGCCAGCCCCTGGGCCTCCTCTACATCATGGCCGCTGTCAGGGCTGCCGGCTACGAGGTTACCCTGGTTAACGGCCATTCGCCGAAAAAAAAGACGCTGCCCCTGCCGCCTGAATTTTCATATCTCCGGGAATATATCGATCACCCCGCCCCTCGGTACCGCTTCCCCTTTACGAATTATACCCACTACGGCCTGAGCTTCCAGGAGATCCGCCAGAGGATCATGGCGTCGAAGGCGGACATCTATTTCATACCGTCACTGTTCACTCCCTATCACCGTGAAACAGAAAGGATCATCGCCATGGTCCGGGATGCGTCGCCCGGGGCCACTGTGGTGACCGGCGGCTACCACGGGGCGCTCTACCCGGAGCACCACCTGCGCGAGGGGGGAGCCGATTACGTTATCCTCGGCGAAGGTGAAGGCCCCTCCGTAGCCCTCATGGGGTGCCTCCAATCAGGCGGCGACCTTTCCCGTGTGCCGGGCATCGTGTATCTCGACCACGACGAAGTCATCCGCACCGGGAGCGGCGCACCGGCCCATATCGAGGCCCTCCCCTTCCCCGCCAGGGACGCCCTGAGGGACCGGGACTTCCGGGTCTACCGCCGCAGGGCCGCGGCCATGATCACGTCCCGCGGGTGCCCCAACCGCTGCGGCTTCTGCACGGTCCATGCCGTGTGGGGCGGCGCCTTCCGGGAGCGGAGCGTCGGGTCGGTCATCGCGGAAGTGCGGCACTGCGTGGAGCGCTTCGGCGCTGACATGATCAACTTCGAGGACGATAATCTTTTCGCGTCTCCGGAGCGCGCAACGGCCCTCCTCCGGGAGCTCATCGCCTTCCAGGAATCGACCGGGAAGCGCCTCGACTGCGCCGCCATGAACGGCGTTTCCCTGGAGCATATCGACGAGAGCCTGCTTCCCGTTATGGTCCGGGCCGGCTTCGGCGAGCTCAACATCTCCCTCATGAGCCGCTCTGCGGAGCTGCAGAAAAAGCAGCGGAGGCCCTTTGATTCGGAGCATTTTGGAAGCGTCGCACGGGCCGCGCGGAACCTCGGCATGAACGTGCGCGCCTACTTCATCCTCGGCCTCCCCGGCCAGACGAAAGAGGAGGTGCGGGACACCGTCGCGTTTCTGCGCGGTCTCGATGTAAAAGTATTTCCTTCCGTGTATTACAATGTGCGGGCGCCGCGGGAGGAATGGATGATGCAGCGGTCATCGGCCTTTTTCAACGAGACCGGTGAATTGTCGCGGGATGACCTGGTTATGCTGTTCAATGAATGTTATATGCCTTCATGA